The following coding sequences lie in one Globicephala melas chromosome 15, mGloMel1.2, whole genome shotgun sequence genomic window:
- the EARS2 gene encoding nondiscriminating glutamyl-tRNA synthetase EARS2, mitochondrial isoform X2, giving the protein MAVLLKRLLHPRRPLEALGRPLGRREASLGTHAGPAVRVRFAPSPTGFLHLGGLRTALYNYVFAKKHGGNFILRLEDTDQTRLVPGAAENIEDMLEWAGIPPDESPRRGGPAGPYLQSQRLALYAQATEALLKSGAAYPCFCSPQRLELLKREALRNHQTPRYDNRCRSLSEAQVAQKLAKDPKPPIRFHLEREAPAFQDLVYGWNRHEVASVEGDPVILKSDGFPTYHLACVVDDHHMGISHVLRGSEWLVSTSKHLLLYQALGWQPPHFAHLPLLLNRDGSKLSKRQGDIFLEHFAAAGFLPDALLDIITSCGSGFAENQMGRTLPELISQFDLTRVTCHSALLDLEKLPEFNRLHLRRLVSDETQRRQLVGKLQALVEEAFGSQLQDRNVLDAAYVERIILLRQGHICHLQDLVSPAHSYLWTRPAVSRAQLGAISEKVDIIAKRVLGSPPVLGLETSTLPALHLFLHICLLLPPIICKSLSVGF; this is encoded by the exons ATGGCTGTGCTCCTGAAGAGGTTGTTGCATCCCCGGAGGCCCCTGGAGGCCTTGGGCCGCCCCCTGGGACGGCGCGAGGCCAGCCTGGGCACTCATGCCGGGCCTGCGGTGCGAGTGCGGTTCGCCCCCAGCCCCACAG GCTTTTTGCACCTTGGTGGCCTCCGCACTGCCTTGTACAACTACGTCTTTGCCAAGAAGCACGGAGGGAACTTCATCCTGAGGCTGGAGGACACGGATCAGACCCGCCTTGTGCCTGGGGCAGCGGAGAATATAGAGGACATGCTGGAGTGGGCAG GCATCCCCCCTGATGAGAGCCCCCGCCGGGGAGGTCCTGCAGGGCCCTACCTGCAGTCTCAGCGACTTGCACTCTACGCCCAGGCCACCGAAGCTCTGCTGAAGAGCGGCGCTGCATACCCGTGTTTCTGCTCACCCCAGCGGCTGGAGCTCCTGAAGAGGGAGGCCCTAAGGAACCATCAGACACCCCG GTATGACAATCGGTGCCGGAGCCTGAGCGAGGCGCAGGTGGCCCAGAAGCTGGCCAAAGACCCCAAGCCTCCCATCCGCTTCCACCTGGAGAGGGAGgcgcctgccttccaggactTGGTGTACGGCTGGAATCGGCATGAGGTGGCCAGTGTGGAGGGGGACCCAGTCATCCTGAAGAGCGACGGCTTCCCCACCTACCACCTGGCCTGTGTGGTGGACGACCACCACATGGGCATCAGCCACGTGCTGCGGGGCTCCGAGTGGCTGGTCTCCACCTCCAAGCATCTGCTCCTctaccaggccctgggctggcagCCCCCGCACTTTGCCCACCTGCCCCTGCTCCTCAACAGGGATGGCAGCAAACTGTCCAAGAGGCAAGGGGACATCTTCCTGGAGCATTTTGCTGCCGCCGGCTTCCTGCCAGATGCCTTGCTCGATATCATCACCAGCTGCGGCTCAGGGTTTGCAG AGAACCAGATGGGCAGGACCTTGCCAGAGCTGATCTCACAGTTTGACCTGACCCGGGTCACCTGCCACTCAGCCCTGCTGGACCTGGAGAAGCTCCCAGAATTCAACAG GCTGCACCTCCGCCGGCTGGTGAGCGATGAGACCCAGAGACGCCAGCTGGTGGGGAAGCTACAGGCTCTCGTGGAGGAGGCATTCGGGAGCCAGCTGCAAGACAGGAATGTGCTGGACGCAGCCTACGTGGAGAGGATCATCCTGCTGAGACAG GGTCACATTTGCCACCTGCAGGATTTGGTCTCCCCAGCGCACTCCTACCTGTGGACTCGCCCTGCTGTGAGTCGAGCGCAGCTGGGCGCCATCTCGGAGAAGGTGGACATCATTGCCAAGCGTGTGCTGGG
- the EARS2 gene encoding nondiscriminating glutamyl-tRNA synthetase EARS2, mitochondrial isoform X3 — MAVLLKRLLHPRRPLEALGRPLGRREASLGTHAGPAVRVRFAPSPTGFLHLGGLRTALYNYVFAKKHGGNFILRLEDTDQTRLVPGAAENIEDMLEWAGIPPDESPRRGGPAGPYLQSQRLALYAQATEALLKSGAAYPCFCSPQRLELLKREALRNHQTPRYDNRCRSLSEAQVAQKLAKDPKPPIRFHLEREAPAFQDLVYGWNRHEVASVEGDPVILKSDGFPTYHLACVVDDHHMGISHVLRGSEWLVSTSKHLLLYQALGWQPPHFAHLPLLLNRDGSKLSKRQGDIFLEHFAAAGFLPDALLDIITSCGSGFAENQMGRTLPELISQFDLTRVTCHSALLDLEKLPEFNRLHLRRLVSDETQRRQLVGKLQALVEEAFGSQLQDRNVLDAAYVERIILLRQGHICHLQDLVSPAHSYLWTRPAVSRAQLGAISEKVDIIAKRVLGP, encoded by the exons ATGGCTGTGCTCCTGAAGAGGTTGTTGCATCCCCGGAGGCCCCTGGAGGCCTTGGGCCGCCCCCTGGGACGGCGCGAGGCCAGCCTGGGCACTCATGCCGGGCCTGCGGTGCGAGTGCGGTTCGCCCCCAGCCCCACAG GCTTTTTGCACCTTGGTGGCCTCCGCACTGCCTTGTACAACTACGTCTTTGCCAAGAAGCACGGAGGGAACTTCATCCTGAGGCTGGAGGACACGGATCAGACCCGCCTTGTGCCTGGGGCAGCGGAGAATATAGAGGACATGCTGGAGTGGGCAG GCATCCCCCCTGATGAGAGCCCCCGCCGGGGAGGTCCTGCAGGGCCCTACCTGCAGTCTCAGCGACTTGCACTCTACGCCCAGGCCACCGAAGCTCTGCTGAAGAGCGGCGCTGCATACCCGTGTTTCTGCTCACCCCAGCGGCTGGAGCTCCTGAAGAGGGAGGCCCTAAGGAACCATCAGACACCCCG GTATGACAATCGGTGCCGGAGCCTGAGCGAGGCGCAGGTGGCCCAGAAGCTGGCCAAAGACCCCAAGCCTCCCATCCGCTTCCACCTGGAGAGGGAGgcgcctgccttccaggactTGGTGTACGGCTGGAATCGGCATGAGGTGGCCAGTGTGGAGGGGGACCCAGTCATCCTGAAGAGCGACGGCTTCCCCACCTACCACCTGGCCTGTGTGGTGGACGACCACCACATGGGCATCAGCCACGTGCTGCGGGGCTCCGAGTGGCTGGTCTCCACCTCCAAGCATCTGCTCCTctaccaggccctgggctggcagCCCCCGCACTTTGCCCACCTGCCCCTGCTCCTCAACAGGGATGGCAGCAAACTGTCCAAGAGGCAAGGGGACATCTTCCTGGAGCATTTTGCTGCCGCCGGCTTCCTGCCAGATGCCTTGCTCGATATCATCACCAGCTGCGGCTCAGGGTTTGCAG AGAACCAGATGGGCAGGACCTTGCCAGAGCTGATCTCACAGTTTGACCTGACCCGGGTCACCTGCCACTCAGCCCTGCTGGACCTGGAGAAGCTCCCAGAATTCAACAG GCTGCACCTCCGCCGGCTGGTGAGCGATGAGACCCAGAGACGCCAGCTGGTGGGGAAGCTACAGGCTCTCGTGGAGGAGGCATTCGGGAGCCAGCTGCAAGACAGGAATGTGCTGGACGCAGCCTACGTGGAGAGGATCATCCTGCTGAGACAG GGTCACATTTGCCACCTGCAGGATTTGGTCTCCCCAGCGCACTCCTACCTGTGGACTCGCCCTGCTGTGAGTCGAGCGCAGCTGGGCGCCATCTCGGAGAAGGTGGACATCATTGCCAAGCGTGTGCTGGG